From Saccharomycodes ludwigii strain NBRC 1722 chromosome IV, whole genome shotgun sequence, one genomic window encodes:
- a CDS encoding uncharacterized protein (similar to Saccharomyces cerevisiae YNL239W | LAP3 | Leucine AminoPeptidases) produces the protein MSKTNMSVTNLEYSSQFKEILHKAELGSPAMFHDLDNCNNLPEKNGPNNPFVQALVVYTLIELYGDLPNGYFQDKKVTTSIVNAILRVFTFLSGHIIRNIDKHCIREAIKKSHEYRRLFKYFIDNCSCLSFNGKSFDLSQELLNIANYTSTSFRSLLVNPKYKLPPLIVSKINKDLPRNMQLKTTKVRIISNIFLKNCAYLKDFNNILTVNTTQYNINTRAVHLNLRTDNYLNNDDTSGGKNVNNNYSNNSNNYNNNNNNNNNNNNNNNNDIENNDSRSVSNNSISNSNNDSSKGSNNNNSMSSFDINNNNNSRVPYGSNNHMHSENDNAASFANSIAPTGVNPFNRNNIVSGTTNYDNGFNVIRKRRRSRSRSRSRSRVCVVEKLIAQKVESFLNRTEDTDTFTMICTFLESGFINRYEYNLLHDILNDIDNHYNIILCTINKKRRKFFATENDYAKRDNGINFLRSIVTELKAVYPDFKNFSVLNSHINRANPNIDTFNALENTNEYSHNTDVDENKNTNERGSE, from the coding sequence atgtctaAAACCAATATGAGTGTCACAAATCTAGAATATAGTTCTCAATTCAAGGAAATTCTACACAAAGCAGAATTAGGCTCTCCAGCTATGTTTCATGATTTGGATAATTGCAATAACTTGccagaaaaaaatgggCCCAATAACCCCTTTGTTCAAGCTTTAGTCGTTTATACTTTGATTGAATTGTATGGTGATTTGCCTAATGGCTATTTTCAAGACAAAAAAGTCACTACCTCTATCGTTAATGCAATTCTAAGAGTTTTTACTTTTCTTAGTGGacatattattagaaatattgACAAGCATTGTATTCGAGAAgccattaaaaaatcacaTGAATATAGAAGGCTTTTCAAgtattttattgataacTGTTCATGTCTTTCCTTTAATGGAAAAAGCTTTGATCTTTCGCAAGAGTTACTGAATATTGCTAATTATACTTCAACATCTTTCCGTTCTCTTTTGGTAAATCCTAAGTATAAGTTACCTCCTTTAATTGTTAGTAAAATCAATAAGGACTTACCTCGAAACATGCAActtaaaacaacaaaagttAGAATTATAAgtaatatctttttaaaaaattgtgcttatttaaaagattttaataacataTTAACAGTGAATACCAcacaatataatataaataccAGAGCCGTACATCTTAACCTTCGCACGGATAACTATTTAAACAATGATGACACTAGCGGTGGTAAAAACGTTAATAACAACTATAGCAACAACAGTAACaactataataataataataataataataataataataataataataataataatgacattgaaaataatgatagtcGTAGTGTCAGTAACAATAGTATTTCTAATAGCAATAACGATAGCAGTAAAggcagcaacaacaataatagtatgtCTAGTTTcgatattaataataataataattcaagGGTTCCTTATGGTAGCAATAACCACATGCATAGTGAGAATGATAATGCAGCTTCTTTTGCTAATAGTATTGCTCCAACTGGTGTTAACCCTTTTAATAGGAACAACATTGTTTCTGGAACAACGAACTACGATAATGGGTTTAAtgttattagaaaaagaagaagaagcagAAGCAGAAGCAGAAGCAGAAGCAGAGTATGTGTTGTTGAAAAGCTTATTGCCCAAAAGGTCGAATCTTTTTTGAATAGAACAGAAGATACTGATACTTTTACTATGATTTGTACATTTTTGGAGTCTGGATTTATTAACAGATACGAATACAACTTACTGCATGATATTCTAAATGATATTGATAAccattataatataatactATGTACAATtaataagaaaagaagaaagttTTTTGCAACAGAGAATGATTACGCAAAAAGAGACAACGGGATCAATTTTTTACGTTCGATTGTAACTGAGTTAAAAGCTGTTTATCCAGATTTTAAGAATTTTTCAGTTTTAAATTCTCATATTAATAGGGCTAACCCAAATATAGATACCTTCAATGCATTAGAGAATACGAATGAGTATTCCCATAACACTGATGtcgatgaaaataaaaacacaaatGAGCGGGGTTCtgaataa
- a CDS encoding uncharacterized protein (similar to Saccharomyces cerevisiae YGL159W | putative protein of unknown function): MNVPQTINTSLLETHLLNLTKEKLIEYLICLEDALLKYSESPSIIPPRIVETTKKNKNTLFFMPVVDDTFSGIKILHNNSAKNSGFNGSILLIDPNQGSVKYILEAGVITGFRTALASCIGLYREYITSLTEKKDTFVISVFGTGSQAFWHILLSCKLLQDLCDKIIIQVFYRNSKLNCEEKIKEILNSSGTGNAKIQFVHHKLEDSFKIHCSDVIFGCLPSTEPNILYKYLESENDSMLYISLIGSYKHFMKECDDHLINYVLVESAGKIIVDSKEHTLLEAGELINVRKDQLVEIGQLKTCDKKEILGNPKKRKIILCKIVGLAIMDVAVSKKIVTDI, encoded by the coding sequence ATGAATGTCCCtcaaacaataaatacatCTCTATTAGAAAcccatttattaaatttaaccaaggaaaaattaatagaaTATCTAATATGTTTAGAGGATGCATTACTTAAATATAGCGAGTCTCCTTCAATTATACCCCCAAGAATTGTGGAAAcaacgaaaaaaaacaaaaatacgTTGTTTTTCATGCCTGTTGTAGATGATACTTTTAGCGGCATTAAAATCTTACATAATAATTCTGCAAAAAATAGCGGATTTAACGGTTCTATACTATTAATTGATCCAAACCAGGGTTCagtaaaatatattttggaGGCTGGTGTGATCACTGGGTTTAGAACCGCTTTGGCTAGTTGTATTGGATTGTATAGGGAATACATCACTAGTTTAACAGAGAAGAAAGATACTTTTGTTATTTCAGTCTTTGGTACTGGTTCTCAAGCCTTTTGGCATATTTTACTAAGCTGCAAATTACTTCAGGATTTATGtgataaaataatcatCCAGGTTTTTTATAGAAATAGTAAGCTTAATTGTGAAGAGAAAATTAAGGAGATACTAAATAGTAGTGGAACTGGCAATGCTAAGATTCAGTTCGTTCACCATAAATTGGAggattcttttaaaatccACTGCAGTGACGTTATTTTTGGATGCCTACCATCCACTGAACCAAACATATTGTACAAATATTTGGAGTCAGAAAATGATAGTATGCTATACATCTCATTAATTGGTTCTTACAAACATTTTATGAAAGAATGCGATGATCATTTGATTAATTATGTTTTAGTGGAAAGTGCCggaaaaattattgtgGATTCAAAAGAGCATACGTTACTCGAAGCCGGTGAGTTAATCAATGTTAGAAAAGATCAATTGGTTGAAATAGGTCAATTGAAAACGTgtgataaaaaagaaattttggGAAATcctaaaaaaagaaaaattattctaTGTAAAATTGTGGGATTAGCTATTATGGATGTTGCAGTATCGAAGAAAATTGTTACAGATATATAA
- a CDS encoding gamma-glutamyltransferase family protein (similar to Saccharomyces cerevisiae YLR299W | ECM38 | ExtraCellular Mutant), whose protein sequence is MTDINFTCSRRSNVYSTRGMIASTQPLASAAGVKILELGGNSMDASVAVAACLCVLEPASTGIGGDCFCLHYDRSSGSVLGMNGSGRSPKELTIDRVLQASEGNKEMTRIPFDSVHSITVPGTVAGWLDSIDKFGSGKVSLAQILQPAIDLCENGFPISEISSFLTRKSWKKLEKQNNMRYDLIEVFTKHGGSIAASTGPTSGDLIINKPLGKIFKKIVNEGKDGFYKGEVAKIIVDEVQTRGGAMKLLDLSNHESTFVDPIYLDFNGYRFWETPPNSQGLVALIALGIIRELQNEGVIDIFQMKHNSADYLHILIESLKLAFYDSDEYVSDPLYQDADILPRLLSRDYLLSRSELFRKNKILDSSKITHGIPDADFNQGDTVYFTCSDDEGNATSFINSVYTNFGSGIIPSGNLDDGEIGEGLGFCLQNRGSNFNMKKGTKNSLEPNKRPYHTIIPSMITIPEIVNGEKRERLAYSLGNMGGFMQPTGHLQHFLNLTIFQMTPQESLDAPRICLSPHPKYKDRGNGSTGPVSTPVTLVSVEDEMSLDVIEALRSLGHCVEIKSGWDRSLFGRGQIIKVDHPFLAPGSIIYTAGSDKRGDGCAIPLV, encoded by the coding sequence ATGACAGATATTAATTTTACGTGTAGTAGAAGATCAAATGTCTATTCTACAAGGGGAATGATAGCATCAACTCAACCCTTGGCATCAGCAGCTGGTGTAAAGATTTTGGAGTTGGGAGGTAATTCTATGGATGCATCTGTTGCGGTAGCTGCCTGTTTATGCGTTTTAGAGCCAGCGAGTACCGGAATTGGTGGtgattgtttttgtttacaTTATGATAGGAGCTCTGGGAGTGTATTGGGTATGAATGGGAGTGGTAGGTCTCCCAAGGAGTTGACTATAGATAGGGTTTTACAAGCTTCTGAAGGAAATAAAGAAATGACACGTATCCCATTTGATTCTGTCCACAGTATCACTGTTCCAGGCACAGTGGCAGGTTGGTTAGATTCAATTGACAAATTTGGTTCTGGTAAAGTATCCTTGGCTCAAATTTTGCAGCCAGCAATCGATTTATGTGAAAATGGGTTTCCAATTAGTGAAATTTCATCCTTTCTAACCAGAAAGagttggaaaaaattggaaaaacaGAACAATATGAGATATGATTTAATTGAAGTGTTTACAAAGCACGGTGGTAGTATTGCCGCCAGCACCGGGCCGACTTCTGGagatttaataattaataaaccGTTGGGTAAAATTTTCAAGAAAATTGTGAATGAGGGGAAAGATGGATTTTATAAGGGGGAAGtagcaaaaataattgtGGACGAAGTTCAAACAAGAGGTGGTGCAATGAAATTGTTAGATTTATCAAATCATGAAAGTACTTTTGTTGACCCTATTTATTTAGATTTCAACGGGTATAGATTTTGGGAAACTCCACCAAATAGTCAAGGTTTAGTGGCTCTAATTGCGCTAGGTATCATTAGAGAATTACAGAATGAAGGTGTCattgatatttttcaaatgaaGCATAATTCTGCAGATTATTTGcatattttaattgaaaGCTTAAAACTAGCATTTTATGATTCAGACGAATATGTTTCTGATCCGCTTTATCAAGATGCAGATATTTTGCCCCGGTTATTATCTCGGGACTACTTACTTTCAAGAAGTGAGCTTTTCCGTAAGAACAAGATTTTAGATTCTTCTAAGATTACCCATGGTATTCCTGATGCCGATTTTAACCAGGGTGACACGGTATATTTTACGTGTTCAGATGACGAGGGAAATGCCACATCATTTATTAATTCTGTTTACACAAATTTTGGATCAGGTATAATTCCTAGTGGTAATTTGGATGACGGTGAAATCGGTGAAGGGTTGGGGTTTTGTCTACAGAATAGGGGatctaattttaatatgaAAAAAGGAACCAAGAACAGTTTGGAACCAAACAAAAGACCATACCATACGATCATACCATCGATGATTACAATTCCGGAAATAGTTAATGGTGAAAAACGAGAAAGATTGGCATATAGTCTGGGTAATATGGGTGGGTTTATGCAACCCACTGGCCATTTacaacattttttaaatttaactATTTTCCAAATGACACCACAAGAATCTCTGGATGCACCACGTATCTGCTTATCACCGCATCCCAAATATAAAGACAGAGGCAATGGTTCAACAGGCCCTGTTTCTACACCTGTAACATTGGTTAGTGTAGAAGATGAGATGTCTTTAGATGTAATTGAAGCATTGCGTAGTTTAGGCCATTGTGTGGAAATTAAATCGGGTTGGGATAGAAGTTTATTTGGTAGAGGTCAAATAATCAAAGTTGATCACCCTTTTTTGGCACCTGGCTCTATTATATATACTGCTGGAAGTGATAAGAGGGGGGATGGTTGTGCAATTCCGTTGGTctga
- the CQD2 gene encoding Cqd2p (similar to Saccharomyces cerevisiae YLR253W | MCP2 | Mdm10 Complementing Protein), with protein MNKTCYNYRCLSSLQIPIRLYNVKTIKSHNNNAGLVKREIHNNKRLLSKNYSKLQKNTFSNEPFLSLTSLKDDRKLKFLSFKNLFIFICVLSFAMYNINDTFHDLLRHIFLTLRRIGVVTQATARCLYNYKKTLDKTYPNEETKYKELSKCHQKCAEITLQALESNGGIYIKLGQHIGAMTYLLPFEWTNTMIPLQDKCPKSNIDQINDMFEQDLKLGLKDVFSEFNPEPIGVASLAQVHIGVLRENNEKVAVKCQHPSLKEFVPLDVMLTQSVFQLLDFVFPEYPLTWLGDELQDSIFVELDFTKEAQNAIKTQEYFKNFVKQTALRIPSVFKAHKRILVMEYIGTHRLDDLKYLDEHNISRAEVSSCLSHIFNNMIFTPNVGIHCDPHGGNLGIRAINDIQSYHNFEIILYDHGLYRYPTTQLRRDYAKFWLALLDQDQQKMKLYAKKFANVNDEQFPLFAAAITGRSIDTALHYDITKPRSQQEIDVMKSKIVEGSFLVDLMSILSSIPRIVLLILKTNDLTRHLDECLQNPLGPERTFLIMTQYCAKTVYGEAKEIISKHYKKWSLTWMWQEFKAWFQYERRIKQLNLYDFSLWLKTLL; from the coding sequence ATGAACAAAACATGTTATAATTACCGCTGTTTATCATCGCTACAAATACCAATAAGATTATACAATGTCAAGACCATCAAATCCCACAATAATAACGCAGGTTTGGTAAAGAGAGAAATCcataacaataaaagaCTATTGTccaaaaattattcaaagtTGCAAAAAAACACATTTTCAAACGAACCGTTTTTATCACTGACCTCCCTTAAAGATGATAGAAAGTTAAAGTTTCTCTCattcaaaaatttgtttatttttatttgtgttTTAAGTTTTGCCATGTACAATATCAATGATACATTCCATGATTTATTAAGACATATATTTCTCACTTTGAGAAGGATAGGTGTGGTAACACAAGCTACAGCGCGTTGTCTTTACAACTACAAGAAAACGTTAGATAAAACATATCCTAATGaagaaacaaaatacaAAGAGTTGAGTAAATGTCACCAAAAATGCGCAGAAATCACATTGCAAGCTTTAGAATCCAACGGTggtatttatattaaattggGACAGCACATTGGTGCTATGACTTATCTATTACCATTTGAATGGACAAACACGATGATTCCATTGCAGGATAAATGCCCTAAGAGTAATATTGATCAGATCAATGATATGTTTGAGCAAGATTTGAAATTAGGCTTAAAGGATGTTTTTTCGGAATTCAATCCCGAACCAATTGGCGTGGCTTCTTTAGCACAGGTTCATATTGGTGTATTAAGAGAAAACAACGAAAAAGTTGCTGTTAAATGCCAACACCCATCTCTAAAAGAGTTTGTTCCGCTAGATGTTATGTTGACGCAAAGTGTCTTTCAACTGTTAGATTTTGTCTTTCCAGAGTACCCATTGACCTGGCTAGGTGATGAATTGCAAGATTCTATATTCGTTGAATTAGATTTTACTAAAGAAGCTCAAAATGCTATAAAAACCCAAGAatactttaaaaattttgttaaaCAAACAGCTTTAAGAATTCCTAGTGTTTTTAAAGCGCATAAAAGAATATTGGTTATGGAGTATATAGGGACCCATAGGTTGGATGATCTAAAGTATTTAGACGAACACAATATTTCAAGGGCAGAGGTTTCATCTTGTTTGTCTCacatttttaacaatatgATTTTCACGCCAAACGTCGGTATTCATTGTGACCCCCATGGCGGTAATTTGGGTATTAGAGCAATCAATGATATCCAATCATACCacaattttgaaattattttgtatgACCACGGTTTGTATAGATACCCGACAACTCAATTAAGAAGGGACTATGCCAAATTCTGGTTAGCTTTGTTGGATCAagatcaacaaaaaatgaagcTCTATGCCAAAAAATTTGCCAATGTTAATGACGAGCAATTCCCGCTTTTTGCCGCCGCTATAACGGGTCGCAGTATTGACACTGCCTTACATTATGATATTACCAAACCCAGGTCTCAACAAGAAATTGATGTAATGAAAAGTAAAATTGTTGAGGGAAGTTTTTTAGTTGATTTGATGAGCATACTATCTAGCATTCCAAGAATTGTTTTGTTGATCTTGAAAACCAACGATCTAACTAGACATTTAGACGAATGTCTACAGAATCCGTTGGGGCCAGAAAGAACATTCTTGATTATGACACAATATTGTGCTAAGACAGTTTATGGGGAGGCCAAAGAAATTATAAGTAAGCACTATAAAAAATGGTCTCTGACTTGGATGTGGCAAGAATTTAAAGCATGGTTTCAATACGAAAGAagaataaaacaattaaatttgTATGATTTTTCACTTTGGTTGAAAACTTTGTTATAA
- the HAP1 gene encoding Hap1p (similar to Saccharomyces cerevisiae YLR256W | HAP1 | Heme Activator Protein) has translation MPPKRKRNRVPLSCTICRKRKVKCDKTRPHCKQCEKTGMSHLCHYMEQSWAEEAEKELSKDVELKELRDRVKSLEEMLNKVHSNNNSPPESITNDLSLTSNSISNSQNVIKLSDKNKKCLKGETPDSKKEDDSKLSQEEQLFSKYDNDELDLTKRFDMLHLKNTGTVHLGATHWLAIMKGDPYLKLLWSHIFTIRERINEWYIQMSTTNNANGKIKRNSIGNCPVGHPTKNAFLPGSNACPVSQKFEDNNDNNTNTSGIPTCPVAHDKNKNISSDTGDAGANRCPIIHNAKTAKTSVNKCPIDHTKLKKPQELPSFDVLSRKCPIMHDKTPTPPPTSHSSYSVGSANNNSVTSRKNSASSSLYKNLDLNSANNEQEIIEKVIKELNKLLPPQRIIALLINKFFKFLYPVIPILDEQSFKSQIAQIIQPPTLPGDNISIKINKPLDCCILGILVIILRLTWLSLPSNGCNIDLGIFHGSNLALGKLATNHSAFTASQAKDENLILKFEIPTLAVNLIRKYLVRFDEISSFSNKNVNITTVQFAIFYKIYLISCPESSESFQNSGSFMTTGHDNETHQVLLSSIVQMAFSCGLHRDPDNFPQLNTDVFPAASKNKNENSNSNGNTKKKNKQPSTGNAPVFNKEVVANTERLKHTWRKTWFFIVSLDVQQSLSLGAPRLLRNLGDFSDTKLPCASKIDYVSDIKELIVVKNYTLFFQIDLCIIAVLNHILNVSLSRSVRKFELDELISILKKLSYGEDDNNSNINDIVNTLINKGLLFTSEATALNTSISSVNKPDDYDSVYTLPTLKKILYSTSDGLKDDSSTSNSKKLDLPHETTTKAVFFSKHLTIRMLLYLLSYILFTNYEPMGNDDADTIPLSRKYAQDSLNYAMDGFRNSLVFFINTKSQSGGNGSIFNYMEVLLTPSCLDVCHRALQFMICLILRARCGPLAGISECPIITTTTTTENSSSGSEDETSEKTANSNNTGKKGCPYSGNSGAGDSLFDNNEVLQMSDDLANILLCRMELFHKLTKQISEKYTYASKMTRSTGFFLTLLKTQSSKNKTRSRNASTANESSAGNNNKTLPTIKTPGIANMARFFKNIPSLIISAGGEQLKRCPVYQDAIGFLPIKSPNLNSGNVAGRPPQDKSRIQAANTSAGGRLSKIKTAYNPITYRTVSSRTSDIRRGSEEIGLDPLSKGVADGNNDPVKRRKLSSDIFIPSSEPPVITPKTRMFNDTLPLPNTDLTYITNNSNAATPLTDTVNVRPQIPVLSPNIKMKEETPVTLLATPNLNSLQASANLPLTEMPNATSTNAVANGDNTQFLSPSILSEETSSSINYTPDFEEFLKQNADLTGLIINPSSIVEAVGFDHEYKETLFNVGGIKSRKGSEVNSVWNVNEDFIDMENTGIEGLSEIIHGRTSTGNVNDNGVARNANFNDMDIWE, from the coding sequence ATGCCAcctaaaagaaaaagaaatagagTTCCATTAAGTTGTACAATATGTAGAAAACGTAAAGTAAAGTGTGATAAAACAAGGCCACATTGTAAACAATGTGAGAAAACTGGCATGTCCCATTTGTGTCATTATATGGAACAAAGCTGGGCTGAAGAAGCAGAAAAAGAGCTATCCAAAGACGTTGAGTTAAAAGAATTACGTGATAGGGTAAAATCTTTGGAAGAAATGTTGAACAAAGTTcatagtaacaataattcaCCGCCGGAATCGATAACCAACGATTTAAGCTTAACAAGTAACTCAATATCAAATTCTCAAAACGTTATAAAGTTAAGTGACAAGAATAAGAAATGCCTTAAAGGAGAAACTCCTGACAGTAAAAAGGAAGACGATTCAAAACTAAGTCAAGAAGAACAATTGTTTTCTAAATACGATAATGATGAATTAGATTTAACCAAAAGGTTTGATATGTTGCACTTGAAAAACACTGGTACTGTACATCTAGGTGCCACCCATTGGTTAGCTATTATGAAAGGTGATCCCTATTTGAAACTATTATGGTCGCATATATTTACAATCAGGGAAAGGATAAACGAATGGTATATTCAAATGTCGACCACAAACAACGCCAATGgcaaaattaaaaggaaTAGCATTGGTAATTGTCCCGTCGGTCATCCTACTAAAAATGCATTTTTACCTGGTTCCAATGCTTGTCCAGTTAGTCAGAAATTtgaagataataatgataataatactaatacatCGGGAATACCCACGTGTCCGGTAGCCCATGATAAAAACAAGAATATTTCCAGTGACACTGGGGACGCTGGTGCTAATAGATGTCCCATTATACACAATGCAAAAACTGCTAAAACTTCAGTAAATAAATGCCCTATTGATCATACCAAACTAAAAAAGCCCCAAGAACTACCGTCATTTGATGTCCTAAGTAGAAAATGTCCAATAATGCATGATAAAACACCCACTCCTCCTCCAACCTCCCATTCCTCATATTCTGTTGGGTCAGCTAACAATAACAGTGTCACTTCGCGTAAGAATTCTGCATCGTCGTCGTTATACAAGAATTTGGATTTAAATTCTGCAAATAATgaacaagaaattatagaaaaagttataaaaGAGTTAAATAAGCTGCTACCACCACAGAGAATCATTGCGCTACTgatcaataaatttttcaaatttttatatccTGTAATTCCAATATTGGATGAACAAAGTTTCAAATCACAAATAGCACAAATCATCCAACCACCAACTTTACCGGGAGATAATATTTCcataaagataaataagCCCCTAGATTGCTGTATTTTAGGGATTCTAGTCATTATTTTAAGGTTGACGTGGCTATCACTACCATCTAACGGTTGTAATATAGATTTAGGGATTTTCCACGGCAGCAATTTAGCTTTAGGTAAACTAGCAACTAACCACTCTGCATTCACAGCCTCACAGGCCAAGGACGAAAACTTGATCTTGAAATTTGAAATACCGACCTTAGCTGTCAACTTGATCAGAAAATATTTAGTTAGATTTGATGAAATTAGTAGCTTTTCCAACAAGAACGTCAATATTACTACTGTGCaatttgctattttttacaaaatatatttgataagCTGTCCAGAAAGCTCCGAGTCCTTCCAAAATTCAGGTTCTTTTATGACCACAGGACACGACAATGAAACACATCAAGTTTTGTTAAGTAGTATTGTTCAGATGGCATTTAGTTGCGGTTTACACAGAGATCCAGATAATTTCCCTCAATTAAACACAGACGTCTTTCCTGCGGCctctaaaaacaaaaatgaaaattctAACTCTAATGGCAAcactaaaaagaaaaataaacaaccTTCAACAGGCAATGCTCCTGTTTTCAACAAGGAGGTTGTGGCTAATACGGAAAGGTTGAAACATACTTGGAGAAAAACATGGTTTTTCATTGTTTCGTTAGATGTCCAACAGTCATTATCTTTAGGTGCACCAAGGTTATTGAGAAACTTGGGTGACTTTAGTGACACAAAATTGCCGTGCGCCTCCAAAATTGACTATGTTAGTGATATTAAAGAGCTAATTGTTGTGAAAAATTACACgttatttttccaaatagATTTGTGCATAATTGCCGTACTGAACCACATATTGAATGTATCATTATCCCGCTCTGTTCGCAAATTTGAGTTGGATGAattaatttctattttgaaaaaactgTCCTATGGCGAGGATGATAACAATTCTAACATAAACGATATTGTCAACACGTTGATTAATAAGGGATTATTGTTCACATCGGAAGCAACCGCTTTAAACACCTCCATATCCTCGGTAAACAAACCTGATGATTATGACAGTGTATATACACTACCTacgttgaaaaaaattttgtacTCAACAAGTGACGGCTTAAAAGATGATAGTAGTACcagtaatagtaaaaaaCTGGATTTGCCCCATGAGACTACGACTAAAGCTGTTTTTTTCTCGAAACATTTAACTATAAGAATGTTGCTTTATTTGTTAAGTTATATACTATTTACTAATTATGAGCCAATGGGCAATGATGATGCCGATACGATCCCCTTAAGCAGAAAATATGCTCAGGATTCTTTAAATTATGCTATGGATGGTTTTAGAAACtctttggttttttttataaataccAAATCACAAAGTGGCGGGAATGGCTCCATTTTCAACTATATGGAAGTCTTATTGACACCTTCTTGTCTAGATGTTTGTCATAGAGCACTGCAATTTATGAtatgtttaattttaaggGCTAGATGCGGTCCATTAGCTGGTATAAGTGAATGTCCAAtcataacaacaacaacaacaacggaAAATTCGTCCAGTGGCAGCGAAGACGAAACATCAGAAAAGACTGCCAATTCAAATAATACAGGTAAAAAGGGTTGTCCATATAGTGGTAACTCGGGTGCCGGAGACAGTTTGTTTGATAATAACGAGGTATTACAGATGAGTGATGATTTGgctaatattttattatgtagGATGGAGTTATTTCACAAATTGACAAAACAGATATCTGAAAAATACACGTATGCTTCCAAAATGACTAGATCGACTGGGTTTTTCTTAACTTTGTTAAAAACGCAGTCCtcgaaaaacaaaacaaggTCACGTAATGCCTCAACCGCTAATGAAAGCAGTGCTGGAAACAATAATAAGACTCTTCCCACAATAAAGACACCTGGTATTGCAAATATGGCTAGATTTTTTAAGAACATTCCGtcactaataatatctgCTGGTGGCGAGCAACTAAAAAGATGTCCCGTGTATCAAGATGCTATCGGGTTTTTACCAATAAAGTCACCTAACTTGAACAGCGGCAACGTTGCTGGAAGACCTCCTCAAGATAAATCTAGGATACAAGCTGCAAATACTTCAGCCGGTGGTAGGTtgtcaaaaattaaaacagcATATAATCCAATAACTTATAGGACAGTCAGTAGTAGAACGTCTGATATCAGAAGAGGAAGCGAGGAAATTGGGTTAGATCCGCTATCCAAGGGTGTAGCTGATGGAAATAATGATCCTGTAAAAAGACGTAAACTTTCttctgatatttttattcccTCCTCAGAACCGCCCGTCATTACGCCTAAAACGAGAATGTTCAATGATACTTTGCCATTGCCAAATACAGATCTTACTTATATTACCAACAATAGTAACGCTGCAACACCTCTCACGGATACTGTTAATGTAAGACCGCAGATTCCAGTGTTATCGCCTAATATCAAGATGAAAGAGGAAACACCCGTTACTTTGTTAGCAACTCCAAATTTAAATAGTTTACAGGCAAGTGCCAACTTACCACTTACAGAAATGCCAAATGCAACTAGTACTAACGCCGTTGCCAATGGGGATAATACACAGTTTTTATCGCCTTCTATACTATCAGAAGAAACATCTTCCTCGATTAATTATACGCCAGATTTTGAGGAATTTTTGAAGCAAAATGCGGATTTAACTGGATTAATTATAAACCCATCCAGTATTGTTGAGGCAGTTGGTTTTGATCATGAATATAAAGAAACTCTGTTCAATGTAGGTGGTATTAAAAGTCGCAAGGGGTCAGAAGTCAACAGTGTCTGGAATGTAAATGAAGATTTTATCGACATGGAGAACACCGGGATCGAGGGCTTAAGTGAGATAATTCATGGAAGAACTAGCACTGGTAATGTTAATGATAATGGTGTTGCAAGAAATGCTAACTTTAATGACATGGATATTTGGGaatag